From Deltaproteobacteria bacterium, a single genomic window includes:
- a CDS encoding heme-copper oxidase subunit III — MSTTALRAHALPLDDSRGTLGMWLFIASEALVFVCLFFAYFYVGHRHPEWPLEPPKLMKAMVMLVILLASSAVLYAAEHRLKKGDAASTRGLLAVTIVLGFVFVGVQVSEYRERLQELSPVQNAYGSVFYTLTSFHGAHLAIGLSMLLFALLLPRLDPREHTPHRPLHNVALYWHFVDVVWVLIVALIYVLPHFTRSIR; from the coding sequence ATGAGCACTACTGCTTTGCGTGCGCATGCGCTGCCGCTCGACGACAGCCGCGGCACGCTGGGAATGTGGCTATTCATCGCCAGCGAAGCGCTGGTATTTGTCTGCCTCTTCTTCGCCTACTTCTACGTCGGGCACCGGCATCCCGAGTGGCCACTCGAGCCTCCCAAGCTGATGAAGGCGATGGTGATGCTCGTCATCCTGCTGGCGAGCAGCGCGGTCCTCTATGCGGCCGAGCACCGGCTGAAGAAGGGCGACGCCGCTTCTACGCGTGGGCTGCTCGCGGTCACCATCGTGCTGGGGTTCGTCTTCGTCGGCGTGCAGGTCAGCGAATACCGCGAGCGCCTGCAGGAGCTAAGCCCGGTGCAGAACGCGTACGGCTCCGTCTTCTACACGCTGACCAGCTTCCACGGCGCGCATCTGGCGATCGGGCTCTCGATGCTGCTCTTCGCGCTGCTGCTGCCCAGGCTCGACCCCCGGGAGCACACGCCGCACCGGCCACTGCACAACGTGGCGCTCTACTGGCATTTCGTCGACGTGGTGTGGGTCCTCATCGTGGCGCTCATCTACGTGCTTCCTCATTTCACCCGGTCGATCCGATGA
- a CDS encoding c-type cytochrome, with amino-acid sequence MKRAALLLLVAGGCRGSFGTPPYAPVETGGDPQRGEQAIVDRHCGACHAIPGIRGARGVVAAPLTQFALRTYIAGQVPNTPDNLVRWIRNPHQIDPGNAMPALGLDENEARDVAAYLYTLR; translated from the coding sequence ATGAAGCGCGCGGCGCTCTTGCTGCTGGTTGCCGGCGGCTGCCGGGGCAGCTTCGGTACTCCGCCGTACGCGCCAGTCGAAACCGGTGGCGATCCGCAACGCGGCGAACAGGCCATCGTCGATCGACACTGCGGCGCCTGCCACGCCATTCCCGGAATCCGCGGCGCAAGGGGAGTGGTGGCGGCGCCGCTGACGCAGTTTGCCCTGCGCACGTACATCGCCGGCCAGGTTCCGAATACGCCGGACAACCTCGTCCGCTGGATCCGGAACCCACACCAGATCGACCCGGGCAACGCGATGCCCGCGCTGGGGCTCGACGAGAACGAGGCGCGCGACGTGGCGGCGTACCTCTACACGCTGCGGTAA
- a CDS encoding PQQ-dependent dehydrogenase, methanol/ethanol family produces MRIRCVLLLALLALGCRKEEKSLRTEREGPVTTLSVQGAKPNVRLIAPLANGEWRIPAGDYAHTRFSPLAQIDAGNVGNLKMITALQTGVPRGHEGSPLVVGHTMYAVTPFPNNLIAVDLTKPGGQLKFLYEPHPDPRAVGIACCDLVNRGASYGEGKIVYNLLDATTVAVDAQTGKEVWRTRVGNIDIGETTTMAALVVKDKVLVGSSGGELGVRGWIAALDLKTGKERWRAYNTGPDKDVLIGASFKPFYAKDRGNDLGATSWTGDQWKLGGSNVWGWISYDPELNLIFYGTGNPGVWNPDLRPGDNKWSCTLFARNPDTGEARWAYQVTAHDHWDYDEIMESVLVDLEWRGKMRKLVLYPGRTGYMYVLDRETGELLSAEPFQPVNWATGYDLSTGKAREVESKHTKMGEVVEDICPSSTGGKEFIPSAFSPRTGLLYIPAHNTCMNYEGVEANYIAGTPYLGASVKMYPGPGGYQGELVAWDPLKARKIWGIRDEKLPIYSGVLATGGDLVFFGTMDGWFEAADARTGTVLWKQQTGSGIVGNPMTYVGPDKKQYVAVYSGVGGWMGAVAQPDISADDPYAALGVVGAMKEIKKMTAPGGTLYVFGLSP; encoded by the coding sequence ATGCGCATCCGATGTGTGCTGCTGCTCGCGCTGCTCGCGCTTGGATGTCGCAAGGAGGAGAAATCCCTGCGTACCGAGCGGGAAGGGCCGGTGACGACGCTCTCGGTGCAGGGTGCGAAGCCGAACGTCCGGCTGATCGCCCCGCTGGCGAACGGCGAGTGGCGGATTCCCGCCGGCGACTACGCGCATACGCGCTTCAGTCCCCTCGCGCAGATCGATGCCGGGAACGTCGGCAACCTCAAGATGATCACCGCGCTGCAGACCGGAGTGCCGCGCGGCCACGAAGGATCGCCGCTGGTGGTCGGGCACACGATGTACGCGGTCACGCCGTTCCCCAACAACCTGATCGCCGTGGATCTGACGAAGCCGGGCGGCCAGCTCAAATTCCTCTACGAGCCGCACCCTGATCCGCGGGCGGTGGGTATCGCCTGCTGCGACCTCGTCAACCGTGGGGCGTCGTACGGCGAGGGAAAGATCGTCTACAATCTGCTCGACGCGACGACGGTGGCGGTCGATGCGCAGACGGGCAAGGAAGTCTGGCGCACGCGGGTGGGCAACATCGACATCGGCGAGACCACCACCATGGCGGCGCTGGTGGTCAAGGACAAGGTGCTGGTCGGGTCCAGCGGCGGCGAGCTGGGCGTGCGCGGATGGATTGCTGCGCTCGACCTGAAGACGGGGAAGGAGCGCTGGCGCGCCTACAATACCGGCCCCGACAAGGACGTCCTCATCGGCGCAAGCTTCAAGCCGTTTTACGCCAAGGACCGGGGCAATGACCTGGGCGCGACTTCCTGGACCGGCGACCAGTGGAAGCTCGGCGGAAGCAACGTCTGGGGATGGATCTCCTACGATCCGGAGCTGAACCTGATCTTCTACGGCACCGGGAATCCCGGCGTCTGGAACCCGGACCTGCGACCCGGCGACAACAAGTGGTCCTGCACGCTTTTCGCCCGCAATCCCGACACCGGCGAGGCGCGCTGGGCATACCAGGTCACCGCGCACGATCACTGGGACTACGACGAGATCATGGAGAGCGTCCTCGTCGACCTGGAATGGCGCGGGAAGATGCGCAAGCTGGTGCTGTATCCTGGACGCACCGGATACATGTACGTGCTCGACCGCGAGACCGGCGAGTTGCTCTCGGCGGAGCCGTTCCAGCCGGTGAACTGGGCCACCGGCTACGATCTTTCGACCGGCAAAGCGCGCGAGGTCGAGTCGAAGCACACGAAGATGGGAGAGGTGGTGGAGGACATCTGCCCGTCCTCGACCGGCGGCAAGGAATTCATTCCTTCGGCGTTCTCGCCACGCACGGGCCTGCTCTACATCCCGGCGCACAACACCTGCATGAACTACGAAGGGGTCGAGGCGAATTACATCGCCGGCACGCCGTATCTGGGCGCGAGCGTGAAGATGTATCCCGGTCCGGGCGGGTATCAAGGCGAGCTCGTCGCCTGGGATCCGCTGAAGGCCAGGAAGATCTGGGGGATCCGCGACGAGAAGCTGCCCATCTACAGCGGCGTGCTGGCGACGGGCGGCGATCTCGTCTTCTTCGGGACGATGGACGGCTGGTTCGAGGCCGCCGACGCGCGCACCGGCACCGTCCTCTGGAAGCAGCAGACCGGCTCCGGGATCGTCGGCAACCCGATGACGTACGTCGGTCCGGACAAGAAGCAGTACGTCGCCGTCTATTCCGGCGTCGGCGGCTGGATGGGAGCGGTGGCGCAGCCGGACATCTCGGCGGACGACCCCTACGCCGCGCTCGGCGTCGTCGGGGCGATGAAGGAGATCAAGAAGATGACCGCGCCGGGCGGGACCCTTTACGTGTTCGGGCTGTCACCATGA
- a CDS encoding c-type cytochrome translates to MKSALRAWMVVAASCACARPPDTAPDGQRSVVRQAVGPIPGVGDLPVAKNPRGMDRNVLQEGRRLFRQYNCEGCHGGHAGGGMGPSLRDEIWLYGNTPGKIFNSIAEGRAHGMPAWGTRLPDRDIWALTSYIQSLRTRDEPEPPR, encoded by the coding sequence ATGAAGTCGGCGCTGCGCGCGTGGATGGTTGTGGCGGCGTCGTGCGCCTGCGCCAGGCCGCCCGACACGGCCCCGGACGGGCAGCGGTCCGTCGTACGTCAGGCAGTCGGACCCATTCCTGGCGTGGGCGATCTTCCGGTGGCGAAAAACCCGCGCGGCATGGATCGCAACGTGCTTCAGGAAGGCCGGCGGCTCTTCCGCCAGTACAACTGCGAGGGGTGCCACGGCGGCCACGCCGGCGGCGGCATGGGTCCGAGCCTGCGTGACGAGATCTGGCTGTATGGGAACACGCCCGGGAAGATCTTCAACTCCATCGCCGAGGGGCGTGCGCACGGGATGCCGGCTTGGGGGACGCGGCTTCCCGACCGCGACATCTGGGCGCTCACCTCGTACATCCAGTCGCTGCGCACGCGCGACGAGCCGGAGCCGCCGAGATGA
- the coxB gene encoding cytochrome c oxidase subunit II, producing MRRAPFLVVLASGCASDLDALSPAGPAARKLADLGSPVLVFFIIISAVMWALLIWVALRKTGTLAEHAAPDAGGGKGWVAYGGFVVPGAAFTAVFIATLRTMNAFPVDHQQHAAPEIRVVGHQWWWEMHYLSKDLNQVFVTANEIHIPAGRPVDLELLSYDVIHSLWAPRLHGKVDLIPGMRNFIRLQADQPGRYAGACAEFCGLQHAHMKFVVVADAPEDYGKWLAQQRKPARQPDTEETRRGKQIFLGGPCVLCHTVRGTDARGTVGPDLTHLATRSTIAAWLPRDLANLHAWVVNAPSLKPGAQMPPLNQFSGQELHDLVAYLQMLK from the coding sequence ATGAGACGCGCTCCGTTCCTGGTGGTGCTCGCAAGCGGCTGCGCGTCGGACCTCGACGCCCTTTCGCCGGCCGGACCGGCGGCGCGGAAGCTCGCGGACCTGGGCTCGCCGGTGCTCGTGTTCTTCATCATCATCTCGGCGGTGATGTGGGCCCTCCTCATCTGGGTGGCCCTTCGCAAGACCGGGACGCTGGCCGAGCACGCCGCGCCCGACGCGGGCGGGGGCAAAGGCTGGGTCGCATATGGCGGCTTCGTCGTCCCTGGCGCCGCCTTCACGGCGGTATTCATCGCAACGCTTCGGACGATGAACGCCTTTCCCGTCGATCATCAGCAGCATGCGGCGCCCGAGATCCGGGTCGTGGGGCATCAGTGGTGGTGGGAGATGCACTACCTCTCGAAAGACCTGAACCAGGTGTTCGTCACCGCCAACGAGATCCATATCCCCGCCGGCCGGCCGGTGGATCTCGAGCTGCTCTCGTACGACGTCATCCACTCGCTCTGGGCGCCGCGTCTGCACGGGAAGGTCGATCTGATTCCGGGGATGCGAAATTTCATCCGGCTCCAGGCGGACCAGCCGGGGCGCTATGCCGGAGCGTGCGCCGAGTTCTGCGGCTTGCAGCACGCGCACATGAAGTTCGTGGTGGTGGCGGACGCGCCGGAGGACTACGGCAAATGGCTCGCGCAGCAGCGCAAGCCCGCGCGGCAGCCGGATACGGAAGAGACGCGCAGGGGAAAGCAGATCTTCCTCGGCGGTCCCTGCGTGCTCTGCCATACCGTCCGCGGCACGGACGCGCGGGGAACGGTGGGACCCGACCTGACCCACCTGGCGACCCGGTCGACGATCGCAGCCTGGTTGCCGCGCGATCTGGCGAATCTGCACGCCTGGGTCGTCAATGCTCCCTCGCTGAAGCCGGGTGCGCAGATGCCGCCGCTCAACCAGTTCAGCGGACAGGAGCTGCACGACCTCGTGGCGTACCTCCAGATGCTCAAATGA
- a CDS encoding heme-binding protein — MRKGRPMISIVAALLIAQAGVPRTTEGAAKEKQDVPGERRGGGCADVPSADDLRKLLKDAPAQAEVGGMASGKFEWAAVVDRSGQVCAVVVSTDDPTAAWPGSQAIAIAKAYTANAFSTDSVPMSTARLYTMSLPGHSLWGAANGNPLNSECLVKPEDHGKQKGKVCGGTIAFGGGVPLYKGNTKVGGLGASGDTPCADHEIAKRIRDKAGFNPAGGAFADDIQYTKADKESVFTHPLCMHTWRNGKKIGEEPPAKGY; from the coding sequence ATGAGGAAAGGACGACCCATGATTTCCATTGTCGCGGCGCTGCTGATCGCGCAGGCAGGCGTTCCCCGGACGACAGAGGGCGCGGCGAAGGAAAAGCAGGATGTACCGGGGGAGCGCAGGGGAGGCGGATGCGCGGACGTTCCTTCGGCGGATGATCTGCGCAAGCTGCTCAAGGACGCACCCGCACAGGCGGAGGTGGGCGGAATGGCGTCGGGGAAGTTCGAGTGGGCGGCCGTCGTCGATCGGTCGGGTCAGGTCTGCGCGGTGGTCGTCTCCACCGACGATCCGACCGCCGCCTGGCCAGGAAGCCAGGCCATCGCCATCGCCAAGGCGTATACGGCCAACGCGTTCAGCACCGACTCGGTGCCGATGTCGACCGCGCGGCTGTACACCATGAGCCTGCCCGGCCATTCGCTGTGGGGTGCCGCGAACGGAAACCCGCTCAATTCCGAATGCCTGGTCAAGCCGGAGGATCACGGCAAGCAGAAGGGCAAGGTCTGCGGCGGCACCATTGCCTTCGGCGGCGGCGTTCCTCTCTACAAGGGCAACACCAAGGTCGGCGGCCTGGGCGCGAGCGGCGACACTCCCTGCGCCGATCACGAGATCGCCAAGCGCATCCGCGACAAGGCCGGTTTCAACCCCGCAGGCGGCGCCTTCGCCGACGACATCCAGTACACCAAGGCCGACAAGGAGAGCGTCTTCACTCACCCGCTCTGCATGCACACCTGGCGCAACGGAAAGAAGATCGGCGAGGAGCCTCCCGCGAAAGGCTACTGA
- a CDS encoding quinoprotein dehydrogenase-associated putative ABC transporter substrate-binding protein, with product MALLLALVLRVCADPNNMPFSNRAGEGFENAMARMMARELGAELRYTWLPQRRGFVRNTMGADKCDVMMEVPAGYGRTLSTRPWYRSSYVFVYRKDRGISLHSFDDESLRALRIGVQMVGDDYANTPPAHALGKRGLARNVVGFSVYGDYSQPAPLTPILDAVRKGDVDVAVVWGPLGGWYARTADVPLEVVPVSPADDPPVSFVFDIAVGVKRGDDRLRRLLDAALSRRKQEIDAILARYGIPRVP from the coding sequence ATGGCGCTCTTGCTCGCGCTGGTCCTGCGCGTCTGCGCGGACCCGAACAACATGCCTTTCTCCAACCGCGCCGGCGAGGGCTTCGAGAACGCGATGGCGCGGATGATGGCGCGGGAGCTGGGCGCGGAGCTTCGGTACACCTGGCTGCCGCAGCGGCGCGGCTTCGTCCGCAACACCATGGGCGCGGACAAGTGCGATGTGATGATGGAGGTTCCGGCGGGTTACGGGCGGACCCTGTCGACGAGGCCCTGGTACCGGTCGAGCTACGTGTTCGTGTACCGGAAGGATCGGGGGATCTCGCTGCACTCTTTCGACGACGAGTCGCTGCGCGCGCTCCGCATCGGGGTGCAGATGGTCGGCGATGACTACGCGAACACGCCACCTGCGCATGCGCTTGGCAAGCGGGGGCTGGCCAGGAACGTGGTCGGTTTCTCCGTCTATGGCGACTATTCGCAGCCGGCGCCGCTGACGCCCATCCTGGACGCGGTGCGTAAAGGCGACGTGGACGTGGCGGTGGTCTGGGGTCCGCTCGGTGGATGGTACGCGCGGACTGCGGACGTGCCGTTGGAGGTCGTGCCCGTATCGCCGGCGGATGATCCGCCCGTATCGTTTGTGTTCGACATCGCTGTCGGCGTGAAGAGGGGGGACGATCGGCTCCGCCGCCTCCTCGATGCGGCGCTTTCGCGTCGCAAACAAGAAATCGACGCAATTCTCGCGCGGTACGGGATCCCTCGCGTGCCCTGA
- a CDS encoding FadR family transcriptional regulator translates to MPPPRDSSSAHQFETVRKVRRYEQVAEQIRRLISEGALKPGDLLPPERDLAVRLGVGRSSVRDAVRTLEVMGILEPRQGHGTVVRDLSTDSLVVPLASVLTRKREMVAELLDVRRIIEPALAARAARNASEDEVEELAEILRRQEEKMRRGEPAMEEDSQFHYALALAARNSVLHRVLDVLMDLLRESRARSLQVPGRLERSYAGHRRILRAIKRRDPAAAEKAVKQHLSEIEAILMRQI, encoded by the coding sequence ATGCCTCCGCCCCGTGACTCCTCCAGCGCGCACCAGTTCGAGACGGTCCGCAAGGTCCGCCGCTACGAGCAGGTGGCCGAGCAGATCCGCCGGCTGATCTCGGAGGGTGCGCTGAAGCCCGGCGATCTGCTCCCGCCGGAGCGCGACCTGGCCGTCCGCCTCGGCGTAGGGCGCAGCTCGGTCCGGGACGCGGTGCGGACGCTGGAGGTGATGGGCATCCTCGAACCGCGGCAGGGCCACGGCACGGTGGTGCGCGATCTCTCCACCGACTCGCTGGTGGTGCCTCTCGCCAGCGTCCTCACCCGCAAGCGCGAGATGGTCGCGGAGCTCCTCGACGTCCGGCGAATCATCGAGCCGGCGCTGGCTGCGCGCGCCGCCCGCAACGCCAGCGAGGACGAGGTCGAGGAGCTGGCGGAGATCCTCCGCCGCCAGGAGGAGAAGATGCGCCGCGGCGAGCCCGCCATGGAGGAGGACTCGCAGTTCCACTACGCGCTGGCGCTCGCCGCCCGCAACAGCGTCCTGCACCGCGTCCTCGACGTGCTGATGGACCTCTTGCGCGAGAGCCGCGCCCGGTCGCTGCAGGTCCCCGGGCGCCTCGAACGCTCGTACGCGGGCCACCGGCGCATCCTGCGCGCCATCAAGCGCCGAGATCCGGCGGCGGCGGAGAAGGCAGTCAAGCAGCACTTGAGCGAGATCGAGGCAATCCTGATGCGTCAGATTTGA
- a CDS encoding (4Fe-4S)-binding protein, with translation MEVEMGRLFAVEIVYRGIFQKKLAANISRAIVLAAHKEGKPGISFGRYGDSPERNGIPAKYFAIVASDELTLEEGKAKYEPKEVDISICVDDTLFKGVESWAWYGLQPINKLLKPGGTLIVTSLKEPEQLIPLAHRKETPYNLAVLKGTPSFSGLWVYKDDHTDVRVLGVMARVLPELFSLGSVQETIREEWKNELKATSALRAFERVSTVTVNPNQGNPEEPYKFDMPKWTEMREGIAIPGIPLGGQMKDPVTGEEGGWRPGRNTTFKKWATRTMRPVVDFEKCIKCTLCWLQCPDSVFDVTPDGLYDANLEACCGCGVCEAVCPVEKCVTMVNETQFTDNASQWEAWRTDKPAYEAHLAEWIKDRPERSHGFRFRGQYQQELPNEFARQG, from the coding sequence ATGGAGGTGGAGATGGGCCGTCTTTTCGCAGTGGAGATCGTCTACCGGGGCATCTTCCAGAAGAAGCTCGCCGCGAACATCAGCCGCGCCATCGTGCTCGCGGCGCACAAGGAAGGAAAGCCGGGCATCTCGTTCGGGCGCTACGGCGACAGCCCCGAGCGCAACGGAATCCCCGCCAAGTATTTCGCCATCGTGGCCAGCGACGAGCTCACGCTGGAGGAGGGCAAGGCGAAATACGAGCCGAAGGAGGTGGACATCAGCATTTGCGTCGATGACACCCTCTTCAAGGGCGTGGAGTCGTGGGCCTGGTACGGTCTGCAGCCCATCAACAAGCTGCTCAAGCCCGGCGGGACGCTGATCGTCACCTCGCTCAAGGAACCGGAGCAGCTGATCCCGCTCGCCCACCGCAAGGAGACCCCGTACAACCTCGCCGTCCTCAAGGGTACGCCGAGCTTCTCCGGGCTCTGGGTCTACAAGGACGACCACACCGACGTGCGCGTCCTCGGCGTGATGGCCCGGGTGCTTCCGGAGCTGTTCAGCCTCGGTTCGGTGCAGGAGACCATCCGCGAGGAATGGAAGAACGAGCTGAAGGCCACCTCCGCGCTTCGCGCCTTCGAGCGCGTCAGCACCGTCACGGTCAACCCCAACCAGGGCAACCCGGAGGAACCCTACAAGTTCGACATGCCGAAATGGACCGAGATGCGCGAGGGAATCGCCATTCCCGGAATCCCCCTCGGCGGCCAGATGAAGGATCCGGTCACGGGCGAGGAAGGCGGGTGGCGTCCCGGCCGCAACACCACCTTCAAGAAGTGGGCGACCCGCACCATGCGTCCGGTGGTCGACTTCGAGAAGTGCATCAAGTGCACGCTGTGCTGGTTGCAGTGCCCGGACAGCGTCTTCGACGTCACCCCCGACGGGCTCTATGACGCGAACCTCGAAGCCTGCTGCGGCTGCGGCGTCTGCGAGGCGGTCTGCCCGGTAGAGAAGTGCGTCACGATGGTGAACGAGACGCAATTCACGGACAACGCCAGCCAGTGGGAGGCGTGGCGCACTGACAAGCCCGCCTACGAAGCGCACCTCGCCGAGTGGATCAAGGATCGGCCGGAACGGTCGCACGGCTTCCGCTTCCGCGGCCAGTACCAGCAAGAACTTCCCAACGAGTTCGCCCGGCAGGGCTGA
- a CDS encoding pyruvate ferredoxin oxidoreductase, whose product MAEVIAHTPEQKPATDQTSLITGSEAIAVACKLADVDVITGYPIRPYDTVMQYIAKLVSNGEMDCEYIIAEGEHSQFEIVKHASACGARVFCGSSGVGWMYAMEALTVTPALRIPMVAMVGNRALDDPGAFGVEHNDALAVRDLGWQLVWVDNAQEALDTALIAYKVAEDRRVFLPCAISCDGAFLTHSQAIVKIPSQAKVDQFLPRYDRGDLLLHPDNPITVAPQANEDWLMEIRRQTAAGMERSPQVIREAYTQFTKIFGRDYGNPFFEEYMTDDADVVIVGMGTLSNPVRVAIREMRKDGKKVGFVRVRWFRPFPAEELAKSLTRFKAVGIIDRDFSLGAPHSSGVLATEVRAALYPVANRPPLLAFICGLGGREVTLPDVKNMTDKVYAAAAGKPQPLTQWIGLRE is encoded by the coding sequence ATGGCTGAAGTGATTGCCCATACCCCCGAGCAGAAGCCCGCAACGGACCAGACCTCGCTGATCACCGGCAGCGAGGCGATCGCCGTCGCCTGCAAGCTGGCTGACGTCGACGTGATCACCGGATATCCGATCCGGCCCTACGACACCGTGATGCAGTACATCGCCAAGCTCGTCTCCAACGGCGAGATGGACTGCGAGTACATCATCGCCGAGGGCGAGCACTCGCAGTTCGAGATCGTCAAGCACGCCAGCGCCTGCGGCGCGCGCGTGTTCTGCGGCTCGTCGGGCGTGGGCTGGATGTACGCGATGGAGGCGCTCACCGTCACGCCGGCCTTGCGCATCCCGATGGTGGCGATGGTCGGCAACCGCGCCCTCGACGATCCCGGCGCCTTCGGCGTCGAACACAACGACGCCCTCGCCGTCCGCGACCTGGGCTGGCAACTGGTCTGGGTGGACAACGCGCAGGAGGCGCTGGACACGGCCTTGATCGCCTACAAGGTGGCCGAGGACCGCCGCGTCTTCCTCCCCTGCGCCATCTCCTGCGACGGCGCCTTCCTCACCCACTCGCAGGCGATCGTGAAGATTCCCTCGCAGGCGAAGGTTGACCAGTTCCTGCCAAGATACGATCGCGGTGACCTGCTCTTGCATCCGGACAATCCGATCACCGTCGCGCCGCAGGCCAACGAGGACTGGCTGATGGAGATCCGGCGCCAGACGGCGGCGGGGATGGAGCGCTCTCCGCAAGTCATCCGCGAAGCGTACACGCAGTTCACGAAGATCTTCGGGCGCGACTACGGCAATCCGTTCTTCGAGGAGTACATGACCGACGACGCCGACGTGGTGATCGTCGGGATGGGCACCTTGTCGAACCCGGTGCGCGTCGCGATCCGCGAGATGCGGAAAGACGGCAAGAAGGTCGGCTTCGTCCGCGTCCGCTGGTTCCGCCCCTTCCCCGCCGAGGAGCTGGCGAAGTCGCTAACGCGGTTCAAGGCGGTGGGGATCATCGACCGCGACTTCTCGCTCGGCGCGCCGCACTCCAGCGGCGTGCTGGCGACGGAAGTGCGCGCCGCGCTGTACCCGGTGGCGAACCGCCCGCCGCTGCTCGCGTTCATCTGCGGCCTGGGAGGCCGCGAGGTGACGCTGCCCGACGTGAAGAACATGACCGACAAAGTCTACGCCGCCGCGGCCGGCAAGCCGCAGCCCTTGACGCAGTGGATCGGCCTGCGGGAGTGA
- a CDS encoding pyruvate synthase has product MKMMVKAAGPRTIVLGSTGCMYVANTTYYSTSWVVPWMHTQLGSSGSAALGAAAALKALMRKGKMKEEPINVIAFCGDGGGADMGLAAISATLTHPDYNCLILMYDNESYANTDIQLSGSTPWGAHTTFSPPGTKKRIMHHRWKKNMAGMMAAGHPECRYVATVDMSYPVLAMNSVRKALSIGGPTFIHSLDPCPKGWDYDPMQSHELGELAVLSGVWPLYEVENGVLRLVGKTRDLADGRLKRVPVRDYLNRQGRFAHFTDDDIEYFQSKIDQMWTKWLVPGVIPFRMQVEEDRPPA; this is encoded by the coding sequence ATGAAGATGATGGTGAAGGCGGCGGGCCCGCGCACCATCGTGCTCGGCAGCACCGGATGCATGTACGTCGCCAACACCACCTACTACTCGACGAGCTGGGTGGTGCCCTGGATGCACACGCAGCTCGGCTCCAGCGGCTCCGCCGCGCTCGGCGCCGCCGCGGCGCTGAAGGCGCTGATGCGCAAGGGCAAGATGAAGGAGGAGCCCATCAACGTCATCGCCTTCTGTGGCGACGGCGGCGGAGCGGACATGGGCCTTGCCGCCATCTCCGCCACGCTCACGCATCCCGACTACAACTGCCTGATCCTCATGTACGACAACGAGTCGTACGCCAACACGGACATCCAGCTTAGCGGCTCGACTCCCTGGGGCGCGCACACCACCTTCAGCCCGCCGGGCACCAAGAAGCGGATCATGCACCACCGCTGGAAGAAGAACATGGCGGGGATGATGGCGGCCGGCCACCCGGAGTGCCGCTACGTGGCGACGGTGGACATGTCCTATCCCGTGCTGGCGATGAACTCGGTGCGCAAGGCGCTCTCCATCGGTGGACCGACCTTCATCCACTCGCTCGATCCGTGCCCCAAGGGCTGGGACTACGATCCGATGCAGTCGCACGAGCTGGGTGAGCTGGCCGTGCTGAGCGGCGTGTGGCCGCTCTACGAGGTGGAGAACGGCGTGCTGCGGCTCGTGGGCAAGACGCGCGACCTCGCCGACGGAAGGCTGAAGCGCGTGCCGGTACGCGACTACCTGAACCGGCAAGGGCGCTTCGCGCACTTCACCGACGACGACATCGAGTACTTCCAGTCCAAGATCGACCAGATGTGGACCAAGTGGCTCGTGCCCGGAGTGATTCCCTTCCGCATGCAGGTGGAAGAGGATCGTCCGCCAGCCTGA